From a single Labrenzia sp. PHM005 genomic region:
- a CDS encoding ComEC/Rec2 family competence protein → MAREDGTGFNYYGERGAGAKSTDPSVIDTVSGNRASQDRGSPWGAFLRSRNLQKRDRKNQQAKTRWLPAPDELERLVQNQGLLWTGFAFAGGILIYSLLPDEPSWVVLAVLCVVICFPATVRNRRSGFSKIGLLLLSAFTGLCAATFRTAAIETPRLLEPMTVALRGEVLELQHRQSGKRLLLKASAVNGRIVKPGVFVERVRLRVPVNTEVSPGDWVQLRARLFPPMGPVVPGGYDFSFRAYFQKIGATGFSYGPPKKISGQPPTLIRQVERHIDHLRKYLAQRISAVLPDGPEKSLSVALLVGDRSGIDEKTEESLRAAGLAHILAISGLHMALFAGGAYAVSLGVLALLPGFALRWPLHKVAALLALGAAVFYLLLSGASVATQRSFIMIALVFLGILTGRRGLTLRTAALAGLFLLLLAPERLFYPGFQMSFAAVIALIAVYDLWRRQQKEAGFSSKPRSLPARLGVSIAKWAAGLFVTALVAGAATGIIGAYHFSRVAPYGIVGNMLGMPVFSLVVMPMGVLALVLMPFGLSAVPLKVMSAGLGMLIDVATFTENLAPDAGRIGTLGAAPAALLMAALFVCLLAPGRIRSFSLVPLGAAITLMTLSRAPDIQIAAAGPQLAARDRQGDLRLSHVRKSFAAEIWLEGEGEGLGAIKSRKMSSVQRRCDPDGCVVLAYPPNDKSYSDPIPLKIGVSKTVQALFEDCQKADIIATDKIVPGFCQSSVILDQVIREKRGAVSIWLEPSDGSASGWSGKTALERATNQRDAIPGIKRVVYALPRLPRPWNRPGTITRASLRSKAKSSAKP, encoded by the coding sequence GTGGCGCGTGAAGATGGCACCGGCTTCAACTATTACGGCGAGCGAGGCGCCGGCGCTAAATCCACTGACCCAAGTGTAATAGATACTGTTTCCGGCAACAGGGCATCACAGGACCGGGGATCGCCCTGGGGTGCCTTTCTAAGGTCGCGCAATTTGCAAAAGCGTGACCGCAAAAACCAACAGGCGAAAACCCGTTGGCTGCCGGCGCCGGACGAGTTGGAGCGCTTGGTGCAAAACCAGGGGCTGCTGTGGACCGGGTTTGCCTTTGCAGGCGGGATACTGATTTACAGTTTGCTGCCGGACGAACCAAGCTGGGTGGTTTTGGCGGTACTTTGTGTTGTGATTTGCTTCCCTGCTACTGTCCGCAACCGCCGCTCCGGTTTCTCAAAAATCGGCTTACTATTGTTGTCCGCTTTTACGGGGCTTTGTGCGGCAACATTTCGGACGGCGGCCATTGAGACGCCCAGACTTCTTGAACCGATGACCGTGGCGCTGCGCGGAGAAGTTCTGGAGCTTCAGCACAGGCAATCCGGCAAGCGGCTTCTTCTAAAAGCGTCGGCGGTCAACGGACGGATCGTTAAACCCGGAGTGTTTGTAGAACGGGTCCGGTTGCGGGTCCCTGTGAATACAGAAGTTTCTCCGGGCGACTGGGTGCAGCTTCGCGCGCGGTTGTTTCCGCCAATGGGGCCGGTCGTTCCGGGCGGATATGATTTTTCCTTCCGCGCCTATTTTCAAAAAATAGGCGCGACCGGGTTTTCATATGGCCCTCCAAAAAAAATCAGCGGACAACCTCCGACGCTCATACGGCAGGTTGAACGGCACATCGATCATCTGCGCAAATATCTTGCGCAGCGGATTTCAGCTGTCTTGCCGGACGGTCCGGAAAAGTCGCTTTCCGTTGCGCTTCTCGTCGGAGATCGGAGCGGTATCGACGAAAAAACAGAGGAAAGCCTCAGAGCTGCCGGATTGGCGCACATACTGGCGATTTCCGGGCTGCACATGGCTCTTTTTGCTGGCGGTGCTTACGCGGTGTCACTCGGGGTCTTGGCTCTCCTTCCCGGGTTTGCATTGCGTTGGCCGTTGCACAAAGTCGCGGCGCTGTTGGCGCTCGGCGCTGCGGTTTTTTATTTGCTGCTCTCTGGGGCGTCGGTGGCAACCCAGCGGTCTTTCATCATGATCGCCCTGGTTTTTCTGGGCATATTGACCGGGCGGCGCGGATTGACCTTGCGGACGGCTGCTTTGGCTGGGCTGTTTCTTTTGTTGTTGGCACCAGAAAGGCTGTTTTATCCCGGGTTTCAAATGTCGTTCGCGGCCGTGATTGCTTTGATCGCGGTTTACGACCTTTGGCGGCGCCAACAAAAGGAAGCTGGTTTTTCCTCAAAGCCTCGGTCTCTTCCGGCCCGGCTGGGTGTGAGCATCGCCAAATGGGCTGCTGGGCTGTTCGTCACTGCTCTGGTTGCTGGAGCTGCGACCGGGATAATCGGGGCTTACCATTTCTCCCGGGTCGCGCCTTATGGGATCGTCGGGAATATGCTGGGTATGCCGGTGTTTTCTCTGGTTGTTATGCCCATGGGGGTTCTGGCGCTTGTCTTGATGCCCTTTGGCCTCAGTGCTGTGCCGCTGAAGGTGATGAGCGCTGGTCTGGGGATGTTGATTGATGTCGCAACTTTTACCGAAAACCTTGCCCCGGACGCGGGCCGGATCGGAACGTTAGGGGCAGCGCCTGCTGCTCTGTTGATGGCTGCGCTCTTTGTCTGTTTGCTCGCGCCTGGCCGAATTCGAAGCTTCAGTCTGGTTCCCTTGGGGGCCGCCATAACACTTATGACATTGTCGCGCGCGCCCGATATTCAAATCGCGGCGGCAGGGCCGCAACTCGCTGCTCGCGATAGGCAAGGAGATCTGCGCCTCTCCCATGTCCGCAAGTCCTTTGCCGCTGAAATCTGGCTTGAGGGGGAGGGTGAAGGATTGGGGGCGATTAAGTCGCGCAAGATGAGTTCGGTTCAGCGCCGATGTGATCCTGACGGATGTGTGGTGCTCGCATATCCGCCTAATGACAAAAGTTACTCGGATCCGATACCGCTCAAAATCGGTGTGTCAAAAACGGTGCAGGCTCTTTTCGAAGATTGCCAAAAGGCAGATATTATCGCGACCGATAAAATCGTGCCTGGGTTCTGCCAATCGAGCGTGATTTTGGATCAAGTTATTCGGGAAAAAAGAGGGGCTGTTTCGATTTGGCTGGAACCGTCCGATGGGTCTGCGAGCGGCTGGTCCGGAAAGACGGCATTAGAGCGGGCCACCAATCAAAGAGACGCAATACCCGGCATCAAACGTGTGGTTTATGCTCTTCCCCGATTACCGCGGCCCTGGAACCGGCCAGGCACAATAACCCGCGCTAGTTTGAGGTCAAAAGCCAAATCCTCCGCAAAGCCATAG
- the lexA gene encoding transcriptional repressor LexA: MLTRKQYELLMFIHERLKETGVPPSFDEMKDALDLRSKSGIHRLITALEERGFIRRLPNRARAMEVVRLPDSIAPGLGSPRPRGSFSPEVIEGSLGKPAPAPVAAPAAVASAATEIPVMGRIAAGVPIEAIQTHSHSISVPPELLGKGEHYALEVRGDSMIDAGILDGDTVLIRRIDSADSGDIVVALVDDEEATLKRLRKKGASIALEAANPAYETRIFGPGRVRVQGRLVALFRQY; encoded by the coding sequence ATGCTGACGCGCAAGCAGTATGAACTGCTCATGTTCATCCATGAAAGACTGAAGGAAACTGGGGTGCCGCCGTCTTTCGATGAAATGAAAGACGCGCTCGATCTGAGGTCCAAGTCCGGTATTCACCGGCTCATCACAGCTTTGGAAGAACGCGGTTTTATCCGCCGTCTGCCGAACCGGGCGAGAGCGATGGAAGTTGTCCGCCTGCCCGATTCGATCGCGCCGGGCCTCGGCAGCCCGCGGCCGCGCGGCAGTTTTTCTCCCGAAGTTATCGAAGGGTCGCTTGGAAAACCAGCACCCGCGCCAGTCGCAGCGCCTGCAGCGGTTGCAAGTGCGGCAACGGAAATCCCGGTTATGGGCCGGATTGCCGCCGGTGTTCCAATCGAGGCGATCCAGACCCACAGCCACTCCATCAGCGTCCCGCCGGAGCTTCTTGGCAAAGGCGAACATTATGCGCTTGAAGTGCGCGGCGATTCCATGATCGACGCAGGCATCTTGGACGGCGATACGGTTTTAATCCGGCGAATCGACAGTGCTGACAGCGGCGACATTGTCGTGGCGCTGGTTGATGATGAAGAAGCCACTTTGAAGCGGCTGCGCAAAAAAGGCGCATCGATCGCACTGGAAGCGGCCAATCCGGCCTATGAAACTCGGATTTTCGGACCGGGTCGTGTGCGTGTTCAGGGCCGTCTCGTGGCGCTGTTTCGGCAATACTGA
- a CDS encoding helix-turn-helix domain-containing protein yields MKINATQVIDRVKNALNLKTDLAVSEYFEVSNKTVSSWKARNSIPLEFLLQACAGTGEKIDYFLFGEALQRQQSELIETAIDDFRIITMKLTGERILIELLEQHAPEELAFMEAKEIQAEGESIGLAMLIFAEFIEREKKALVDSGRMTNEEFKEYIRNVDRYDLPYFARAIKHRNKQGPQ; encoded by the coding sequence TTGAAGATCAACGCGACGCAAGTCATTGATAGAGTAAAAAATGCTCTCAACCTCAAAACAGATTTGGCCGTATCTGAATATTTTGAGGTATCGAACAAGACTGTTTCATCCTGGAAAGCAAGAAACTCGATTCCGCTTGAGTTTCTGTTGCAGGCCTGTGCCGGAACTGGAGAAAAGATAGATTACTTTCTCTTTGGAGAGGCATTACAGCGACAACAGTCCGAATTGATTGAAACTGCCATCGATGATTTCCGGATAATAACCATGAAGCTAACTGGCGAACGGATCCTCATCGAGCTTCTGGAACAGCACGCCCCCGAAGAACTTGCTTTCATGGAAGCGAAGGAAATTCAGGCAGAAGGTGAATCCATAGGACTGGCGATGTTGATATTTGCTGAATTCATCGAACGAGAGAAAAAGGCGTTGGTGGATAGCGGGCGCATGACCAACGAAGAGTTCAAAGAATATATCCGAAATGTCGACCGATACGACCTCCCGTACTTTGCACGGGCGATCAAACACCGAAACAAACAGGGTCCGCAATAG
- a CDS encoding AAA family ATPase, with translation MSEALKEEEAGAFRFVDISASREIRKAMDIAKEISKYPVLISSKPGMGKSTALRHHARKLNAYYCEVGHADKTVKGMLKMIIEATGFGTSYRFVKDLSDTALARLYEGYSSRRILIVDEVQNLDLSAFRELLRIHEEADCALVLSGNDKRLARTRIHDSALDQIVSRLGFRIELGVPLEEDCRDIAVDYNVEGAEAYQALARFGGQTSVRDLVRLLVFAEKLKSQSSGINLHHLKAAFLTIYGSKRDLKILVG, from the coding sequence ATGAGCGAGGCATTGAAAGAGGAGGAGGCTGGTGCTTTTCGCTTTGTTGATATCTCGGCGAGCCGGGAAATCAGAAAAGCCATGGATATTGCCAAGGAAATCTCGAAATATCCGGTGCTCATCAGTTCCAAGCCGGGCATGGGCAAATCCACAGCCTTGCGGCACCATGCTCGGAAACTAAACGCCTATTATTGTGAGGTTGGGCATGCAGATAAGACAGTCAAAGGCATGCTGAAGATGATCATTGAGGCGACTGGCTTCGGTACATCCTATCGATTTGTGAAGGACCTCAGCGATACAGCTCTAGCGCGCCTTTATGAGGGATATAGCTCCAGACGTATCCTGATTGTTGATGAGGTGCAAAATTTGGATCTATCGGCGTTTCGTGAACTCTTACGCATTCATGAAGAGGCCGATTGCGCACTGGTGTTGAGCGGCAACGACAAGCGCCTTGCCAGAACTCGGATTCACGATTCTGCTTTGGACCAGATCGTCAGCCGCTTGGGATTTCGCATCGAACTGGGTGTGCCACTGGAAGAAGACTGCCGGGATATCGCTGTGGACTATAATGTGGAGGGCGCAGAGGCTTATCAGGCACTTGCTCGCTTTGGCGGTCAGACGTCAGTACGGGATCTGGTGCGGCTTCTGGTCTTTGCTGAAAAGCTGAAGAGCCAATCCAGCGGCATCAATCTGCACCATCTCAAGGCTGCATTCCTGACCATCTATGGTAGCAAACGGGATCTGAAAATATTGGTCGGATAG
- a CDS encoding aldehyde dehydrogenase (NADP(+)): MPKDKKHMMTGRHLINGEWVRSDESFLSAPWQGQGHDVFVATADQVHEAASAAEAASEILYSTSGADRAALLERIADEIDARGEQITAIAHRETALPQARLEGERARTCGQLRMFAEFIRSGRHLETRIDQGDPSAVPPRPALKLEMRPIGPVAVFGASNFPLAFSVAGGDTASALAAGCPVIVKGHEAHPGTSEIVAEAVLAALRAEGLPEGCFALLQGPGRVTGVDLVRHPIIRAVGFTGSTSAGRALLDLCMARHEPIPFFGELGSLNPVFVLSGALADRTDQIAQEWVASMTLGAGQFCTSPSVVFVPEQFLTSFVDAAASALKSVTQQPMLTTGIADSFSEKSGSAASRPGVETVFVGPSSKRSFAAMVLSCDLDTWLADESLREEVFGPMAIIVSVSKQERMIETAARLDGQLTATLHFEPSDGSLACALLPILERKAGRILANGFPTGVAVSDAMVHGGPWPASSNFGQTAVGTLAIRRWQRAVCWQGIPDFLL, from the coding sequence ATGCCAAAAGACAAAAAACACATGATGACAGGTCGTCACTTGATCAACGGAGAATGGGTGAGATCGGATGAATCCTTCTTGTCCGCACCGTGGCAAGGACAAGGGCATGATGTCTTTGTTGCGACAGCAGACCAGGTTCATGAAGCTGCCAGCGCAGCAGAAGCAGCGTCTGAGATCTTATATTCAACAAGCGGTGCTGATCGGGCTGCCCTTCTTGAGCGCATTGCCGATGAGATCGATGCACGCGGCGAACAAATCACGGCGATTGCCCATCGGGAAACTGCTTTGCCCCAGGCACGCCTTGAAGGCGAACGGGCGAGAACCTGTGGACAGTTGCGCATGTTTGCAGAATTTATCCGCAGCGGCCGTCATTTGGAAACACGGATCGACCAAGGTGACCCAAGTGCCGTCCCACCTCGTCCTGCGCTGAAATTAGAGATGCGCCCCATTGGTCCCGTGGCGGTATTCGGAGCTTCCAATTTTCCGCTCGCCTTTTCGGTGGCGGGCGGAGATACCGCATCCGCGTTGGCAGCTGGATGTCCCGTGATCGTCAAGGGCCACGAAGCACATCCTGGAACCTCGGAGATTGTTGCAGAGGCGGTTCTCGCAGCGCTTCGGGCCGAAGGTCTGCCAGAAGGTTGCTTTGCTCTGTTACAAGGTCCGGGACGGGTTACCGGTGTTGACCTTGTGCGCCACCCGATCATTCGGGCAGTTGGTTTCACCGGATCGACATCGGCTGGCAGGGCACTCCTTGATCTTTGCATGGCTCGACATGAACCAATCCCGTTCTTTGGCGAATTGGGATCTTTGAACCCCGTATTTGTTCTATCGGGCGCGCTTGCCGATCGAACGGACCAGATTGCTCAAGAATGGGTTGCTTCGATGACGCTTGGTGCCGGACAGTTCTGCACGAGCCCATCCGTTGTCTTCGTGCCAGAGCAATTCCTAACGTCATTTGTGGACGCAGCGGCCAGTGCGCTTAAAAGCGTGACACAACAACCAATGTTGACCACGGGTATCGCAGACAGCTTCTCTGAGAAATCCGGCAGCGCCGCAAGCCGTCCTGGTGTCGAAACGGTCTTTGTTGGCCCATCCTCAAAACGAAGCTTCGCTGCAATGGTCCTAAGTTGTGATCTCGACACTTGGCTGGCGGACGAGAGCCTTCGTGAAGAGGTTTTTGGGCCGATGGCAATCATTGTTTCTGTCTCAAAGCAAGAGCGTATGATTGAGACTGCTGCACGCCTTGACGGTCAGCTCACCGCGACCCTGCATTTTGAACCTTCCGACGGCAGCCTCGCATGCGCGCTTCTCCCGATCCTTGAGCGTAAAGCGGGTCGCATTCTTGCAAATGGCTTTCCGACCGGTGTTGCCGTGTCTGATGCGATGGTCCATGGGGGACCATGGCCCGCATCGAGCAACTTTGGTCAAACCGCGGTGGGAACGCTGGCGATCCGGCGCTGGCAGCGCGCAGTCTGTTGGCAAGGTATTCCAGATTTCTTGTTATGA
- a CDS encoding NIPSNAP family protein, whose translation MILELRTYDFAPGDALRYLDIFAPEGLPLITRHLPLAGYWLSEVGVLNRLRHMWVYSSLEERTEKRAQFMADTEWTQGFLPRGMALIQRQATQLIVPDTISDHTQSVLKNATKPHEAHSGAHLRNDWAALSTVPLDGALFAGTVVAGEDVGSTLSIFPSAAMPSLELMRPCAFSPL comes from the coding sequence ATGATACTTGAACTTAGAACCTATGATTTCGCGCCGGGTGATGCTCTGCGTTACCTAGATATCTTTGCCCCCGAAGGCTTGCCGTTAATCACACGGCATCTTCCACTGGCTGGCTATTGGTTATCCGAAGTCGGGGTTTTGAACCGCCTGCGGCATATGTGGGTTTATTCAAGTCTTGAAGAACGCACTGAAAAACGCGCGCAATTCATGGCGGATACGGAATGGACCCAAGGCTTCTTACCAAGAGGCATGGCACTCATACAGCGGCAAGCAACGCAGCTGATTGTACCTGACACGATCTCGGATCATACCCAATCGGTTCTCAAGAACGCCACCAAACCACATGAGGCACATAGCGGTGCACATCTTCGCAATGACTGGGCAGCGCTAAGCACTGTGCCGCTGGATGGTGCGCTGTTCGCGGGAACTGTTGTGGCGGGGGAGGATGTGGGCAGCACGTTGTCAATCTTTCCTTCGGCTGCGATGCCATCGCTCGAATTGATGCGCCCATGCGCATTCTCTCCTCTATGA
- a CDS encoding TRAP transporter large permease, with amino-acid sequence MPAIVVASLLGLFALSVPVVIALGLAASLGLFGFTRLPGEVMAQQVFISLDRFPLAAIPFFILAGKLMEHGGLSEKLVELARALLGGIQGGLAATAVLTCLFFAAISGSSVATTFAVGAVLIPALKRYGYPLGFSAALMATSAELGVIVPPSIAMILFGVATETSIPELFLAGVLPGLTIGATLILLVLVWCRLRGWGKRDREDRLPLGQAARGAAWSIMMPVIILGGIYGGVMTPTEASVVAVAYALFVGMAVEQKLTLQRLRHCFEGAVVSSTVILLIIAMASLLSYLLKREGVPDAAATWISENFTTPASFLAAANGFLFVTGMFLETSASVIVLGPILTDAASRLGVDNVHFGTIMVVNLALGMITPPFGVNLFAAAAVAGCSVGAMIRPLMVFILAMALCLMAITYLPVLSLLLPTWLMR; translated from the coding sequence ATGCCGGCGATTGTTGTTGCTAGTCTTCTTGGTCTGTTCGCACTTTCAGTCCCTGTTGTCATAGCCCTTGGCCTCGCAGCTTCGCTTGGCCTATTCGGATTTACGCGTTTGCCAGGCGAAGTGATGGCGCAACAGGTTTTCATTTCGCTAGACCGGTTTCCTCTTGCTGCCATCCCATTTTTTATCCTGGCCGGAAAATTGATGGAACATGGTGGTCTTTCGGAAAAGTTGGTCGAGCTTGCACGCGCGCTTCTCGGAGGAATCCAAGGCGGGTTGGCCGCGACTGCCGTCCTGACCTGTTTGTTTTTCGCTGCAATCTCGGGCTCCTCGGTTGCAACAACATTCGCGGTGGGTGCTGTGTTGATCCCTGCACTCAAGCGCTACGGCTATCCATTGGGTTTTTCTGCAGCCCTCATGGCGACGAGTGCTGAACTCGGGGTCATTGTCCCGCCATCAATAGCGATGATTCTTTTTGGGGTCGCTACCGAGACCTCGATACCGGAACTTTTTCTGGCAGGGGTTCTGCCTGGCTTGACGATAGGTGCGACGCTAATTTTGCTCGTCTTGGTTTGGTGCCGCTTGCGAGGCTGGGGCAAACGAGACCGTGAAGACCGCTTGCCACTTGGGCAAGCTGCGCGCGGTGCGGCTTGGTCGATCATGATGCCTGTAATTATCCTCGGCGGTATCTACGGTGGCGTCATGACACCGACGGAGGCGAGCGTCGTTGCGGTAGCTTATGCGCTGTTCGTTGGAATGGCCGTCGAGCAAAAACTCACTTTGCAACGGCTGCGCCACTGCTTTGAAGGAGCCGTCGTTTCCTCAACGGTGATATTGCTGATCATCGCGATGGCCTCACTTCTCTCCTACCTTCTAAAGCGCGAGGGTGTACCGGATGCCGCTGCCACCTGGATTTCAGAAAATTTCACCACACCCGCAAGTTTCCTCGCAGCGGCAAATGGATTCCTGTTTGTAACTGGGATGTTCCTTGAAACCTCTGCGTCCGTCATCGTTCTGGGCCCAATACTGACGGATGCCGCTTCGCGTCTCGGTGTTGATAACGTTCATTTCGGCACGATCATGGTCGTTAATCTTGCACTGGGAATGATCACCCCGCCTTTTGGTGTGAATCTTTTTGCCGCAGCTGCTGTAGCAGGATGCTCTGTGGGCGCGATGATCCGGCCCTTAATGGTCTTCATACTTGCCATGGCACTCTGCTTGATGGCGATCACCTACCTTCCGGTCCTTTCTCTTCTCCTTCCAACATGGTTGATGCGATGA
- a CDS encoding TRAP transporter small permease, which translates to MIRSFILPVERVTTSAALVAAEACLTIACGAGLWQVISRFVLADPAIWSEALVRLSLIWMAMLGFSPAIRRGALMAIDLAAGLAKGTAKKLLDGVIAISILTLCGLLGFYGISMVGRVARQEMAGLEISIAWGYAAIPVGCALAAVAALAAFLDPERAPSIPAGAQSPASSTATEIL; encoded by the coding sequence ATGATCCGTTCCTTTATCCTCCCTGTCGAACGGGTCACAACCTCCGCTGCGCTTGTAGCAGCGGAGGCATGTTTAACCATTGCTTGCGGAGCAGGTCTTTGGCAGGTGATCAGCCGTTTCGTGCTCGCCGACCCAGCAATATGGTCCGAAGCTCTGGTCCGCTTATCTCTGATTTGGATGGCAATGCTTGGGTTTTCTCCGGCCATTCGCCGTGGCGCATTAATGGCCATTGATCTTGCAGCCGGTCTTGCCAAAGGAACAGCGAAAAAACTTCTCGACGGAGTAATCGCGATTTCGATATTGACCCTGTGCGGTTTGCTGGGCTTCTACGGCATTTCGATGGTCGGACGCGTGGCGCGGCAGGAGATGGCCGGGCTCGAGATTTCAATTGCTTGGGGCTATGCCGCGATCCCGGTCGGGTGTGCATTGGCGGCTGTCGCAGCTCTTGCAGCGTTCTTAGATCCGGAGCGCGCGCCATCAATCCCCGCCGGCGCTCAGTCGCCAGCATCTTCTACAGCGACGGAGATCCTCTAA
- the dctP gene encoding TRAP transporter substrate-binding protein DctP, producing MFRFAILALFLASSANAQERITITHPSPESSHFGAAAKAFEAFVEAETGGRYDVVLQRLDNEREALETVQLGAQEFGITTTGPAGNFVPEVRVFDIPFLFRDRAHAHAVLDGQVGQDVLAHFSKAGLIGLAWGENGFRHLTTGAAAVSSPADLEGLKIRTMENPLHIAAWRSVGVLPTPISFSELPTALQQGTVDGQENPIPVILSNNFDQLQGNLYLTGHVYSPAIVTGFPGFLEGLSDEDRAIFEEAARVAAAANRERVTADEAAGIDELVGRGMNVVQVNSADYQAAMASAMAEFETQFGAETLATIAAQ from the coding sequence ATGTTCCGATTTGCTATACTTGCCCTTTTCTTGGCCAGCTCTGCGAATGCTCAAGAGCGCATCACCATCACTCACCCATCTCCTGAATCGTCGCATTTCGGTGCCGCCGCCAAAGCATTTGAAGCCTTTGTCGAGGCAGAAACGGGCGGGCGCTACGATGTAGTGTTACAGCGGCTGGATAACGAACGAGAAGCACTTGAAACCGTGCAGCTTGGCGCGCAGGAGTTTGGGATCACGACAACCGGTCCGGCTGGAAACTTTGTGCCCGAAGTGCGGGTTTTTGATATTCCGTTCCTTTTCCGAGATCGTGCACACGCCCATGCAGTCCTTGATGGTCAAGTTGGACAAGACGTGCTCGCCCATTTCTCCAAAGCTGGTTTGATCGGTCTTGCTTGGGGCGAAAATGGCTTCCGGCATCTGACCACAGGTGCCGCGGCGGTCAGCTCACCTGCAGATCTGGAAGGGTTGAAAATCCGCACGATGGAGAACCCGCTTCATATCGCGGCATGGCGGTCCGTCGGGGTGTTGCCGACACCCATTTCATTCAGCGAGCTGCCAACTGCACTTCAGCAAGGCACTGTGGACGGTCAAGAGAATCCTATCCCTGTGATCCTTTCCAACAACTTTGATCAGTTGCAAGGAAATCTCTATCTGACCGGCCATGTGTATTCTCCAGCCATCGTCACTGGCTTCCCAGGCTTTTTGGAGGGGCTATCGGATGAAGATCGCGCGATTTTTGAAGAAGCCGCACGTGTGGCAGCCGCCGCAAATCGTGAACGCGTAACTGCAGACGAAGCAGCCGGGATCGATGAATTGGTCGGTCGCGGCATGAATGTCGTGCAAGTCAACAGCGCCGACTATCAAGCCGCAATGGCCAGTGCCATGGCTGAGTTCGAAACTCAGTTTGGCGCCGAGACCTTGGCCACGATCGCAGCGCAATAA
- a CDS encoding L-dopachrome tautomerase-related protein, with protein MKQTILTIAAILTASPVLAEPVALHKWTTLKWAEDAPSAPADIGTRAPLAGVEGGPDGTIFVSVPRWIDAQVPATINRVDADGLLHPWPNAATHNLSDPKAIRNGLGGFIDSQGRYWILDLGWVAGEDAAPEGGQKLLAYDVKTGKELVRYEIGPDVANPATSFLNDLHVDEQTGTIFITDSGNRGGSPVPAGLIVYDIETNTARRVLHNHPSVQDDPDRRLVVDGVEVFPDQRLAVGTNGITRAGDRIWWSITTGDALYSVPEALLRDPNVTEIELAAAVEGPLRIGGGSDGLAADEKGRLWITNLALNRVEVLEPGADETGILFEGGDFVWPDSLASDFAGGILLSTNRLNSAFTGKLAYDGDDANFAIWRIPADLAPTR; from the coding sequence ATGAAACAAACGATACTTACAATTGCTGCAATCCTGACGGCAAGTCCGGTGCTTGCCGAACCCGTCGCCCTGCACAAATGGACTACCCTAAAGTGGGCAGAGGACGCGCCTTCTGCGCCCGCAGATATTGGAACCCGTGCGCCCCTGGCCGGTGTCGAAGGCGGGCCCGACGGCACTATTTTTGTCTCAGTCCCACGATGGATTGACGCGCAAGTGCCCGCGACAATCAACCGGGTAGATGCTGACGGTTTGCTGCACCCTTGGCCGAATGCGGCTACGCACAATCTTTCGGATCCAAAAGCAATCCGCAACGGATTGGGCGGTTTCATTGACAGCCAGGGACGTTACTGGATCCTCGATCTTGGCTGGGTTGCGGGGGAGGATGCCGCGCCGGAGGGCGGCCAAAAGCTACTCGCCTACGATGTCAAGACAGGGAAAGAACTGGTCCGGTATGAAATCGGCCCAGACGTTGCAAACCCCGCCACGTCATTCCTGAACGACCTGCATGTTGACGAGCAGACCGGCACTATCTTCATAACAGATAGCGGCAACCGTGGAGGTTCCCCCGTTCCTGCCGGGCTGATCGTTTACGATATCGAGACAAACACGGCCCGCAGAGTGCTTCACAATCATCCGTCAGTCCAGGACGATCCGGACCGGAGGCTTGTTGTGGATGGCGTTGAGGTTTTTCCTGATCAGCGGCTCGCGGTTGGCACAAACGGGATAACACGCGCTGGAGACCGCATCTGGTGGTCGATCACAACCGGGGATGCGCTTTATTCTGTTCCGGAGGCTCTTCTACGTGACCCGAATGTAACGGAGATTGAACTGGCTGCGGCCGTTGAGGGGCCGTTGCGGATCGGCGGAGGTTCCGACGGCCTGGCCGCGGATGAAAAAGGCCGGCTTTGGATTACCAATCTCGCTCTCAACCGGGTTGAAGTATTAGAGCCCGGTGCAGATGAAACCGGCATCCTGTTTGAAGGCGGCGATTTCGTTTGGCCCGACAGCCTGGCCTCGGATTTTGCAGGCGGAATTCTGCTCAGCACCAATCGGCTTAATTCCGCGTTCACGGGCAAACTTGCCTACGATGGCGATGACGCGAACTTCGCAATCTGGCGCATTCCTGCCGACCTGGCACCGACGCGCTAA